DNA sequence from the Solea solea chromosome 12, fSolSol10.1, whole genome shotgun sequence genome:
TGCAGGCTGACCAACAGAAGATTGACCATCTCAAATACGAAAATCAAGAGCTCAGATCTTCactgactgaagagaacatcatCAAAACGGGGCTTCAGTCCCAAGTCTCAGAGCTGCACAAGAAATCCCAGGCTGACCAAGAGAAGATTGACCATCTCGAATATGAAAATCAGGAGCTCAGTTCTTCACTAAAACAGGAGAACAGTGTTAAAACTGGGTTTGAGGCCAAGCTATCCGATTTGAGGGAGTCTCTGCAGAAATCGCAGGCTGACTTCAGAGAGTTCAAAGATGAATACGAGGAGGTTAAAAGGCGACTGACGTTTGAGATGAAGAAAAATGCTGAACTGCAACACCTTAAAGAGCAAGCAGCGGTGCAGGTGGAGGAGGCCTGCCAGACCACAGTGACTGGAACTCTCCTTGTTAGCAGAGAAAGTcatgaaaagacaaaagcagagggcaatcatttcaaaaacatagcGTCAGACGCGGTGAAGATGGCACGCGATGCCAAACAAAGAGGTGATGATCTGGAGAACGAAATGCAGGAGCTCCGTTTGTCACTGACTCACAAGAAAAAGGCCGTATCCAGGCTAAAGACCCAGATCCTGAAGCTGCGCAAGACTTCACAAGCTGACCAACAAAGGATCGACAGTCTGCTAGAAGAAAATCAGCAGCTCCGTTCTTCACTGACACCCGACAGCTCCAGGCGTCAACCTCAGGTGTCCGAGCTGAATCAAACTTCACAGGCTGACCCACAGAACGATGTCACTTACAATCGGACACTCACGTCCTCGATGACACAAGAACAATTTGAGACAATCAGCCTCCAGGCCCAGGGCATGAGGGCTGAGGCAATATGTGAGACACCTGAGGTatcactgaagaagaagaagaggcggTGGAAGAGGTTCCTTAAATCCTTTACTTTTGGCTAAGGCAGCAGATAAAGACTAAGATGCACACACTTACCATCATGTCCCATTTTTTACacatggtatatatatatatatatatatatatatatatatatatatatatatatatatttatatatatgtatatatatatttatatgaatattttcctgctttaatattgaaaataaagatatttttaaatgcattttattgaAGTACCCTTTTAATTCTGTGGCTGGTTCAGAGTTTTATTCAATATACAATGAAGACATAAGGTCACAGAAAGTACAGTTCTCTCTGATGgtcagtttgtttacatgtctAGGTTACACGtctaaaacttttaaaatactTGTAAACACGTTAATCGGACTAACACAAATGATTGAATTACGCGACCGTGTTGGCAGGCAAAGATGCGATAAAAATGAATAGGACCCGTGCTGGATTCAAACTAACTTCTCTTCATCTTACTCTTCACTTCatcagagagtcactgaaagttgacaagagcctggagggaaacaaatgtacacaatctggctttgtgacaaacatgcacTCTGGAGTCTACTGGCAAAGACAGTgatgttgtcactggaagggtGAGGGCTCcaactgagaaaatattgagctcttgaagtaacgcCATcacaccctggtatatacaTTAGAACagaatttctgattttcctccaagaacCACCAGACAAAGCTCACATTACCACTGGTGGCACAGGTACCACAGTTTGCGAACCATGGAGTTCTAGTATAAACGTCTACAGAGGTGAACAGGGCGCGttctgcacatgctccacaAACTCTTCCCCTGGAATTCgacccagaaataatagaagaagacggtagacagaaaaagaagaagacaacctGGCCAATCCATTGTTTTGGGCTGCGAACTTGTGAGTGCACCCGAAGCAAGAGTGCCACGCACTTTGGCCAATTAAAGTTCAAATCTCCTGTTGTGATAATGAGTCATCTATAACTGATATAATCCATGTTTTAATGATCGTATTATATTCCACCTGTGCACTAGAACTTTTCTCATCTGCGAAAGTAACTGATTTTTTACCATGTGCCGTATTAAAATGCATTCTCTTCAGGGACTACAGATTTACAGAGATTATGTAACCACTCTCCCTCTTGAtctttgcgtgtgtgtgcgtgtgtgtctcctccCTTCCTGCAGTGGTGTGATGTGAAGGCTCTGCTGCTCACTGCCTGCTCACCACCTCTGTAATATGTAGGGCCATGATAAGATCAGTCTTCCTATTGGTACTCTGGACTTTGTGTCAACCTTTCCCCCAGTGACAAGACCGCCCCTTGAAACAGCCCTGTCACTcatcaaagagagacagagagagaaactgtgttACCTTGACTTTGCAGACTCTTATCTAAGGCAGTTGCTGTGAGGACAAGACACTCACATTTTACAACTATGGATCAAAACTTGGTGAGAGTTTACTTTCACACTTTCTATTTTTGTtaactttcactttatttgtccTTTTCTCTGCCTACCTacctaaaaaaaagaatttctaTCTGTCTGTTAGCTAAACATTTGCTGAAAAGTTACATTTCAATCTATCTGTGAGGGAGGGTAACGCTAATGGACAGGGAGTTAGCTTAAATTTTGCCCAAAGTTAGTTATTAGTTCGGCGAAGTATTACATCTCTttgaagagctgggtcttcaagaacgtcttgaagatagacagggatgCCCCCTGTTCTGGTAGAGCTCGGTAGGTcacgaaaagagtctggattgtcttggcACCATCAGACGACAATCATTTGATGAATGGAGCAGTcaaggggtaacataagcctttaggagagcttttaagtaggtgggagcagacccatgaagaaCTTTGTAGGCTTACATCAGGGATTTCAATTTAATgctaagggtagccagtggaggTCAATGAACAGAgggtgacatgtgcccttttaggctgattttCCATGAGCCTGAGGTTTCTATATTATCCTCTCAGGTGATCCCGGTGGTGGCGGCTTCTTCTGTGGTGGTGATGACACTATTGTACTTCCTCCTGCGAGGATCTtcaggagagaagaagaacaagcaGCCTGTCACTCTGCAAGACCCGATGGTCAAGTACTCACTTCCcctaacacacaaacaggttgGTGTGTACACTTTAAAGAGGTAGTTCAGACTAGTGACTTTataccagacttctgtagttgttggagattaacccacgtttttagggtTGTTAAGTAGTtaaaactgatctacagttcggcactgttctgcttgatttctgtccacacgtctccggagcacagcCTACTCTACAGACTACAGTGGCAGCGGTCGCCGATCGCCGGTGCTATCCCtaaatcctctgttaaatatagagatttccctggtagttgttggagattaacccacgtttttaggattgttaagtaattttaactgatctacagttcgcgttgttcagcttgatttgtgttggacgtctcttcctgtgacggttatctggccagtcagtggccggcagtctgaccaatcatcacatATTTACCTACTCAGCACTCAGcttttggaaccttgccagagcaggtattaaaaagagtacctggtaccagatactatgctagtggaaatgctacttaaaccgtggcgaggcgaggcgagtagagctggtggaaatatgCCATAGGTatatcagcagctcctgtgtaccCACAACCTAAAAcaactgattttctccatggaatTTGGTGTGAGAGTGTAAGCTCTGTCAGCAGAGGCTTTTTTATCTGGTAGAAATACCATTAAATATAAGATGTTGTACAAAAAGCATGGTTTTTGGTGTCCCCCGTTGTTTTCACTAAGCACGTCTGTCTCCAGCTCTATGTAAAATGTCTAATAATAAGTACATCATGCAGccatgcttaaaaaaaacctgaatgatCCCTTTAAGTTGTGTTTGTCCTTGAACAGGAAATCAGTCACGACACAAAGAAACTGCGGTTTGGCCTTCCATCTGAAGCTCATGTCCTTGGACTTCCAGTCGGTACTGAAACTCTTCTCCCTTCTCTTTGCTCTTCCGTTTCTGTCTTATGATCTTGGATCGAGTAcaattttagtttatttatttattgacatgtttttatgtgaatgtaaatgacatTACTTCTATATTTCATTAGttacatatgacttttttggaaaCTTGAAAGTGTAAACTCTCCatcaaagtccatggagaaaatccgAGATTTTAGCTCTCGGTgacacaggagcagctggtcGACTACTGCCCCCtttggttagtttgtgtcactgagataaatcagaatgaagaatttcaaactctgaactcacaaaataacacatttgaattcactgatggaggcagaagtggatcaactACTTTCGcttgctgtgatttaaaatcgCAGATTCAGGCTGTGCGTGGTttttacaaagaaacacaaattcaTGAGTTCCCAGCCAGACAAGGCTGTGATAAAATGGGGAACATACGTTTAAAGTACTAAACTAGCGTAGACTTGGTTGACTGGGGGgtgcaagttcgactccacccctggtggattgtactcaattccactgtaagtcgctttggataaaagcgtctgctaaatgacatgtaatgtaatgttgacTGAACTCCTTTtatgccatgttttcagtgagagagAGCGCCTCCTTGTGTCAGTTGTCAACTTTGACAATGTGTCCAgatctcatacaaccacacaaataAACTCAAAACTGACCAATCCCTTTCCTATTGTCCACAGGTCAGCATGTGTACCTATCAGCAAAGGTAAATGGCAGCCTGGTGGTCAGAGCCTATACTCCAGTCTCCAGTGATGAGGACCAAGGATATGTTGACCTTGTGGTGAAGGTAAATAAAGTGGGTTAAATAAAGTGGACCAACTGGATgttgttttacttcctgtcaaaaACAACTAATGGCAGTTTtgaggattttaaataaaataatgttatattctGTTGTAGTAAATAATAGTAGCACTCTGCACATATATAGATTAAATCAGGTTTCTGATATAGATCACGTGGCAAGATGGCTACCCAACTCATACTGGATGTGCAAAGTCCGGCTACATCCTGTCCAAACTATTTATGGTGGTTTCAGGGATTTAGCATGGACCAAATTGGGTTTCTGGTGCGGATCGGGTAGTGACAGCCTTCAGAGACTCTTGAAAGGCCCTTAACTACAATTTTCTTCTCAGGTTTACTTCAAGAACTGTCATCCCTCCTTTCCAGAGGGAGGGAAAATGTCTCAGTACCTGAACAACATGACAATCGGAGACACTATTGATTTCAGAGGACCTAATGGACTGCTGGTGTATAATGGAAAAGGTCTGTGATGTGTGTTGTTCTTCTTCAAATCAGTTGTATACAGTGCATTGGCAGTCCTTATAGTCGCCAGCAGATGTTGCTGTGGCACTGTCATTCTGAGCTTCTTTGGTTGCTCTTATTACAGTAGGTTGAcacttccctctctcttctgcTCAGGTCAGTTTTCCATCAGACCAGACAAAAAGTCAGAGGCCAAACTTCGGAAGTTCAAGCACGTTGGAATGATCGCAGGAGGAACAGGTTTATATACATTTCTTTGCTTTATTTGCcactgttagacagccttttctgactggaaggTTTTTATAGTtgtgttttccttgtgttgttcttgtgtagcactacctcatacaaccatcATTTTTAGGATAATTTGATGATATTTTGTGTACATTCCCACATAAAAGGGCTCCATTTaaactctcctctccttctgctAGTTTGATATGAATCACCCTCTGAGACCAACTTCATTCTTCTTTCATCACAGGTATCACTCCTATGCTGCAGTTCATTCGTAGGATCACAGCCGACCCCACAGACAACACCAGCTGCTCCCTCATATTTGCCAACCAGGTCAGATCAGTGCAGTATATTGATTTGGGAAATCTTAGTGTTACTGaacataaatgaaaaatgcCCTTGATaatctctctttcactctctatTGCTCAGACTGAGAAGGATATCCTCCTGAGGGAGGAactggaggaggtgaagaagaatcATCCTGACAAAGTCAAGGTCTGGTTCACACTGGACAAACCTCCACAAGGTAaggttttcttcatttgtggACAGGACAACAAGGCGTCTGATTGACTTCATAACTGTCTATGTACCGCCAattcctgtttttaaataacccatctatccatccatccatccatcaattcaCCCATCCTCAAACCGCTTATTCAAGATTGGTCGTGGGGAAGCAGCTCTAACAGGGGGCACCAGACTTCTCTTTTCCTGGCCACATTGTTCAACTCTGACTGTGGGATCCCGAGGCACTCCCAGGCCAGTGAGGGgatataatctctccacctAGTCCTTGGTCTGCCCCAAGGTCATCTCCCAGATTCCTTCTGGCATCCTTACCAGGATCCCGAAGCCGCCACTACTTTGCATGGAAAGTAGCCAGTTACAGTGGCTCTACTCTGAGTCCCTCACAGATGGCTGAGCTTCTCACCTGCTTGTACCCACGATCTTGTTGTTTCAGCCATGACCTGATCACTGATGGCCATAGGTGAGGGTAGAAATGAAGATTGACCAGTAGAATAAGAGTGTTGCCTTTTGGCTCAGCTCTCTTTTCGTCACTACGTTGCGGAGTTTGGGTCATGGGGGTAACAGCTCTAGCAGGGGGCACCAGACTTCCCTTTTCCTGGCCACATCGTCCAACTCTGACTGTGGGGACCCCAGGCACTCCCAGGCCAGTGAGGAGATATAATCTCTCCTCCTAGTCCTTGGTCTGCCCCAAGATCTTCTCCCAGATGGATGTGCCAGAAGCATCCTTACCAAGAGCCTGAACCACTGCAACTGACTCCTTTCCACGCAAAGGAGCGGCGGCTCTACTTTGAGTCCCTCGGTCCTGACCTT
Encoded proteins:
- the LOC131469528 gene encoding NADH-cytochrome b5 reductase 2, with the protein product MDQNLVIPVVAASSVVVMTLLYFLLRGSSGEKKNKQPVTLQDPMVKYSLPLTHKQEISHDTKKLRFGLPSEAHVLGLPVGQHVYLSAKVNGSLVVRAYTPVSSDEDQGYVDLVVKVYFKNCHPSFPEGGKMSQYLNNMTIGDTIDFRGPNGLLVYNGKGQFSIRPDKKSEAKLRKFKHVGMIAGGTGITPMLQFIRRITADPTDNTSCSLIFANQTEKDILLREELEEVKKNHPDKVKVWFTLDKPPQGWSYSSGFVNYDMIKDHLPAPSADVLIVLCGPPPMIQYACLPNLEKLGHKTENIFSY